CGCGCCGGGTGCTCGGCTGCGGGGGGCTTGCCACGGCCGGACTGCTTCTTGTCATATCGGTGCAGATCCAGAATCCGATTCTCGCAATGATCGCGATGGGTTTTGCGAGCTTTGCGAATGATCTCACGATTCCCTGCTCCTGGGGGGCGTGCATGGACATGGGGCGCGCCTATGCCGGTTCCGTTTCCGGCGGCATGAACATGGGCGGTGCGGGAGGCGGAGCGGTTGCCGGACCGATGGTGGCGTACATACTCATCTGGACGGACAACAATTGGAACGTGCCCCTTTATGTCGCCGCAGTGGTTTATGGCTTTGCGGCGCTGTGCTGGCTCGGCATCGACTCGACAACCCCGCTGGATCTTGAATCGAGGGAAGAGACCGCAGCGAAGGTTGCGTGAGTTGCGCCCGGCTGATTTCGACTCGCCAGGCGCGGCATGAGCCGGGACGATGGACACATGTCACCTTCGGAGCCGGAAAAGAGGAGCATCAATGAGACTGATCCCTGCCCATGCGGCAGCGGAGGAACTTTCGCGGACTGCTGCCGCGCGGTTCATGTCGGGGCACGACCGGCGGCGTCGGCTGAGGAGCTGATGCGCGCGCGGTTTTCCGCGCATGCGGTGGGCAATTTCAAGTTTCTTCACGACTCCTATCGGGCGACGGCTGGGAGACCGTACGTGCCGGAAGATGGAGAACCGGAAATCACCTGGACGCGTCTGGAAATTCACGGGCATGAAACGACCGACAATCCTGACCGATCGTTCGTCGATTTCTCAGCCTATGGGACTGAGGGAGGCGTTGAGAAGGTGCTCCACGAAAAGGCGGAATTTCTGCGCGTGAACGGGACCTGGCTCTACAATCGCGAAATGCGGCTCGGGCCGGCACCGTACCGATCGGCGAGTCCGAAGGTGGGGCGCAACGATCCCTGTCCGTGCGGGAGCGGGAAAAAGTACAAGCACTGCTGCCTGGCGTAGCCGGCGGGCGCTCCACAAACTGGAGGGGCACGCTTTGTCGTGACTTGGATTGCGGGATTGGGATCGGAATAGGAATTCCGATCGGTGACCCCATGAAAATCAGCGCGCAGTGGCGCCCTCTTGGGCGACGGGCTCGATCCTCACGTCGTCGATTCGGAAGATCGAAAGAGGGGCCTTGGTGTCGGAGCGCGGGAGATCGCGGCCACCGTAACCGCGATCGCGAAAGCTACCGGTGCGAAATGAGATGCGTTCGACCGTGATGGATGGATCGGTGAAAATGGCGGGACGGCTGAGCTGGGTCCTGCCGTCGATCAGCACGGCGCAGCGATCGGCGGTGGGCGAAGATGGGATTTCGAGTTCGACGGTCTGCCAGGTGCTGCGGGAAAACTCGCCGGCGACGAGCCATTGTCCTTCGTGGCAGGCCCAGATTTTTCCCGTTTCATCCCAGGCCAGCCGGACGGGTCGCTGGCCTGTGGCGTCGAGCAGATCCACTTCCAGGCGTCCGGACGATTTTGCGGCGAACACCTTGAAGCTTATCTTCACTCCGTGCGTCCGGGGAAAAACCCGAACCGCGCGTGCATAATCCCAGGGATCCTCGTCGCGGAGCTCGAGCACGCGCGCATTGGCATCACGGCCTTTGACAACGCGGACAGGTGCCCACGCCGGGCTGTAGGTGTTCCAGCCTTCGGGGGGCGCGCCGACGGGCATGCTGTCGAAGGTGTCGTCGACGGGCTGCGTGACGGTGCCCGTGATGGGTGAAGGGACGCGCGCCACCCAGATGTCCTCCTTGTTGACGCTGTAGGTGAGCCAGACGGCGTTGCGGTGATCGGGAGGCTGGCCGTTGCCCTCGGCGATGCCACGCACGTATTGCGGCCCCATGTTCTTGAAGGCTCCTCCAAACCGCTGGTCAGGAAGTTCGCCGTGAATGGCGAGCAGGTCACCGAAGGAAACTCCGTCGACACTCGTCGCCACGGCGAG
Above is a genomic segment from Opitutaceae bacterium containing:
- a CDS encoding SEC-C domain-containing protein, with the translated sequence MSPSEPEKRSINETDPCPCGSGGTFADCCRAVHVGARPAASAEELMRARFSAHAVGNFKFLHDSYRATAGRPYVPEDGEPEITWTRLEIHGHETTDNPDRSFVDFSAYGTEGGVEKVLHEKAEFLRVNGTWLYNREMRLGPAPYRSASPKVGRNDPCPCGSGKKYKHCCLA